The proteins below are encoded in one region of Pseudophryne corroboree isolate aPseCor3 chromosome 8, aPseCor3.hap2, whole genome shotgun sequence:
- the LOC134949627 gene encoding uncharacterized protein LOC134949627 isoform X1 yields the protein MDALQKRGILHDEEEDMESCTGTSGQGGFNPNLLLWIKQWDEADLTTDEDLEGPSNHPPPTRVGLSSRVATGQRNDVDRTEEEEDNMEMVMKMQPIDYSAEVPSSSAQSIYSVAQPVSIDVQPCASSQISPVSTKPAVFTTKPPVVPAKPLSADAKPCSTRTKRLPPAKKRRSVGTKLPLLPNQPSSLNTPVHQPDAADPGSVSNIVRSFRTAQRNYHQSQRHQMHVVHMDLLHLGAGVHKLSKIIKVSEYVRESSRARILRMRHRDFEELRYFRGEKLLLLREHYAKKQRIMKEHYNKQEKLIQEQNQVLQRILRRLSDPAAAILAEASAAAAEET from the exons ATGGACGCCTTACAGAAGAGAGGTATCTTACATGACGAGGAAGAAGACATGGAGTCCTGTACAGGCACCTCTGGACAAG GTGGCTTCAACCCGAATTTGTTACTCTGGATTAAGCAATGGGATGAAGCTGATCTAACAACCGATGAGGATTTGGAAG GTCCCAGTAATCATCCGCCACCAACACGGGTGGGATTATCATCCCGTGTAGCCACCGGGCAGAGGAATGACG TTGACCggacagaagaggaagaagacaACATGGAGATGGTCATGAAGATGCAACCCATCGACTACAGTGCTGAGGTTCCCTCATCTTCTGCCCAGTCAATTTACAGCGTTGCTCAACCTGTGTCTATAGACGTCCAGCCTTGTGCTTCTTCCCAAATCTCTCCTGTGTCTACCAAGCCGGCAGTCTTTACAACCAAGCCTCCAGTTGTTCCTGCTAAACCTCTGTCAGCGGACGCCAAGCCGTGTTCTACTCGCACCAAGCGTCTTCCTCCTGCTAAGAAGCGACGTTCTGTTGGTACCAAACTACCTCTTCTTCCCAACCAGCCCTCCTCACTCAATACTCCAGTCCACCAGCCGGACGCCGCCGACCCAGGAAGTGTCAGTAACATTGTTCGGTCTTTTCGTACAGCGCAGCGTAACTACCACCAATCCCAAAGGCACCAGATGCACGTGGTGCACATGGACCTGCTCCATTTGGGTGCAGGTGTTCACAAGTTGTCGAAGATCATTAAAGTGAGCGAATACGTTCGAGAATCTTCAAGGGCCAGAATattgaggatgaggcacagggatttTGAGGAGCTGCGATACTTTAGAGGGGAGAAGTTACTGTTGCTGAGGGAGCATTACGCGAAGAAGCAGAGGATCATGAAGGAACATTATAATAAGCAGGAGAAACTCATTCAGGAACAAAACCAGGTCCTGCAGAGAATCTTACGCCGCTTGTCAGATCCTGCAGCAGCCATTCTGGCCGAGGCCTCAGCTGCTGCAGCTGAAGAGACTTAG
- the LOC134949627 gene encoding uncharacterized protein LOC134949627 isoform X2, giving the protein MSLTTLQLKTPVILTGGFNPNLLLWIKQWDEADLTTDEDLEGPSNHPPPTRVGLSSRVATGQRNDVDRTEEEEDNMEMVMKMQPIDYSAEVPSSSAQSIYSVAQPVSIDVQPCASSQISPVSTKPAVFTTKPPVVPAKPLSADAKPCSTRTKRLPPAKKRRSVGTKLPLLPNQPSSLNTPVHQPDAADPGSVSNIVRSFRTAQRNYHQSQRHQMHVVHMDLLHLGAGVHKLSKIIKVSEYVRESSRARILRMRHRDFEELRYFRGEKLLLLREHYAKKQRIMKEHYNKQEKLIQEQNQVLQRILRRLSDPAAAILAEASAAAAEET; this is encoded by the exons ATGTCTTTGACTACATTACAACTGAAGACTCCAGTAATTCTCACAG GTGGCTTCAACCCGAATTTGTTACTCTGGATTAAGCAATGGGATGAAGCTGATCTAACAACCGATGAGGATTTGGAAG GTCCCAGTAATCATCCGCCACCAACACGGGTGGGATTATCATCCCGTGTAGCCACCGGGCAGAGGAATGACG TTGACCggacagaagaggaagaagacaACATGGAGATGGTCATGAAGATGCAACCCATCGACTACAGTGCTGAGGTTCCCTCATCTTCTGCCCAGTCAATTTACAGCGTTGCTCAACCTGTGTCTATAGACGTCCAGCCTTGTGCTTCTTCCCAAATCTCTCCTGTGTCTACCAAGCCGGCAGTCTTTACAACCAAGCCTCCAGTTGTTCCTGCTAAACCTCTGTCAGCGGACGCCAAGCCGTGTTCTACTCGCACCAAGCGTCTTCCTCCTGCTAAGAAGCGACGTTCTGTTGGTACCAAACTACCTCTTCTTCCCAACCAGCCCTCCTCACTCAATACTCCAGTCCACCAGCCGGACGCCGCCGACCCAGGAAGTGTCAGTAACATTGTTCGGTCTTTTCGTACAGCGCAGCGTAACTACCACCAATCCCAAAGGCACCAGATGCACGTGGTGCACATGGACCTGCTCCATTTGGGTGCAGGTGTTCACAAGTTGTCGAAGATCATTAAAGTGAGCGAATACGTTCGAGAATCTTCAAGGGCCAGAATattgaggatgaggcacagggatttTGAGGAGCTGCGATACTTTAGAGGGGAGAAGTTACTGTTGCTGAGGGAGCATTACGCGAAGAAGCAGAGGATCATGAAGGAACATTATAATAAGCAGGAGAAACTCATTCAGGAACAAAACCAGGTCCTGCAGAGAATCTTACGCCGCTTGTCAGATCCTGCAGCAGCCATTCTGGCCGAGGCCTCAGCTGCTGCAGCTGAAGAGACTTAG